The Sporocytophaga myxococcoides DSM 11118 genome segment GCCTTACGGCCCTTTAAAATTTTTTACCATTTTTACTTTGCGAGATCGACTCTAATAAGTACGTCCTGCTTCTTTTTCTTATATACCTCAACAACAAAACTATTATCATCTATAGGTAGAATGCGGCTTGTCTGAAATTGATATACTGGCAGTCCCAATACATCTCTTGTGCTTGTTATCGATACTTTGTCAACATTTCCACTTCCATCAGAAACTTTATACGCTGTCAGGAAACCCTCTGCACCATCATTGTAAACTGCAGGAAATCTATCCGGAGTCAGTTCAAGATTTCTTTCATTATCAAGAAAAAGGAAATAATGAGACCCATCAGCAGACATATGCTTATATGACATGCTTCCCCTTCCTGCCGTACCTGTTTGTCTTTTCGGAAGCTTTCTCATCCATTCCAACTGTCCGGATCCATTTATTTTTGTTACAAGCAGATCATTGTAGTGATAGGTATAATAGGTACGCATGGTACCATTGGAATAATAATAAGTATGTGTCTGAATGTAATGTTGCTCACCGATTAAAAGGATTCCGCCATTATCATCAACAAATAACTCCCTTAATTCAAGTTCTTCAAATTCAGCCTTGTCTTTCTCTTCTTTTTTCTCGTTTCTTCTCTGAGCCCTTTCGCTGACGTACATATTTAATACTTCCAATGGAATTTCATAGTTTCTTGAATCTATTAAGTCTCCTTCTTTAGTAAGCTTGAAAGTAAAGATACCATCGACAGCATTCCGGTTATCTACATTGTTATAAAAGCCCGCACAGATCATATAAGAATCTGATACTTCAAAGAGATTTACTTTATTGATAAATTTATTTCCCAGTGTTACAGGAGTAATTACAATTTTATTAGCCCTTCCGGACATTCTTAACAGTTCAATATGATAATTTGCATTATTCTCATTTCTCTTTTTATCATCTGTAGTTTCATCATTATAAACTGTCGTGAGTATATAAGCATTACCCTGGCTATCTACTGAATAGTCAAGATTATTCATTTTCTTTTCAGTATAAGGCATAGTAACTTCTTCATTCCAGACAGGCTCGAGATTTTTGCCAAATACATGCATTCCAATTATATCATAACTTTTATTGTCATTTTTGATCTGCGGTTTCAGCCTATAGTGAATAAGCATTCTGTCATCGTTTCTTGAAAACTGAAAATCAAACTTATTTACAACGCTGAAATTGTACCAACCTTTCGAAATTAAATCTCCCGAGACTTTTCCGTGAACCTGAACCAATATATTCTCTCCAGGTTTCAGAGTTCCTTTATCAAAATCTATTTCTCTGTAGCAGAGTTGTTCCATCTCTGCCTGCCTGTCCCAGAGAGAATAAAAGATAAAATATCTGTCATTGTACTCGATTACATGTTCAAGATTGAAGCCTTCAGGCAAATCTCTGGCTACACTTATTTTCTCAAAAGCAAGCTTTTCGGAATTAAGCTTTTGAATAATAACCTCTCTTTTTTTAATCTTAACAGTGAGTATCTCAGGCCCTTTGTTAAAATAATATTTGTATTGAGCATCAATTACGCCATAAGGCTGACCTACGGTAATCTTAACCTGCGCTTGTGCTATAAAAGACAGGATAAGAAAAAAAAGAATGAATCTGAATTGCATAGATTGAAAATCAATAATTATCTGTGAATGGATGAATAGAAATTGTGCCGAATGTGACTAATAATAAACGCATCAGGATTAAAATCATATGTAAAGGTAAAGCAGAAAAATTACCTTTAATTATTGATTTAAAAAATTCATAAAATAATGGCTCTTAAAAAAGCGGGTAAATACTTGTTACTCAAATTTTTTCAGGCTGAAGCTAAAAACACTTCCTTTGCCAATTATACTTTTAATCTCCAGGCGTCCTCCGTTTTTCTCAATAAAATCTTTACAAATAAGTAAGCCAAGACCTGTTCCTTCTTCCTTTGCAGTTCCTTTTGTAGAGGTTCGTGTTTCAATTCTTAGAATCTGATCTATCATTTCTCTGGACATTCCCACGCCTGTATCTTTTACACTTAACAAAACTTCTTTAGAGAAACTTTCAGAAGTAAGACTGATCACCCCACCTTCTCTTGTAAATTTAATTGAATTAGAAATCAGATTTCGGAAAATCGTCTCCAACATGTTCTTATCAGCAAACGCAATAGTGCCTTTTTCAATTTTATTATTAAGTATAATATTCTTTCGTTGCGCAGTATGTTCCATAATTTCGCATATGTTATTTGCAACTGATGAGATGTCGCAGTATTCTTTGTTTATAACAACTTTGTTCATCTGAGAAAGGGACCACTCCAGTAAGTTGGCTAATAGCTCACTCGCTCGGGAAGAGGCCAGGCTTAGCATATCTATTACTTCATCAGCTTCTTTCCACGACTTCTTATCTTTGGCTTCTGATAAAATCTGTGTAAGCCCTTTGATTGAATTAAGCGGAGAACGGAGGTCGTGACTGATAATTGAAAAAAATTTATTCTTATTTTCATTTAGCACTGTAAGATTTCTTTCAATCTTTCTTCTCCTTTGTATGTCCTTATTAATAGCAAAAATGCCGATAAAGCCCATCAATATGGAAATTACTCCTGCAACAATAATAATCCTGTCAGTGTCCTTTAAATTCTTGTAAGCGGTATTTTTTCTGGAATTTAGAATAACCTTTTCTTCATCCTTCATTTTCTTTTTTATAAACCTGATTGCCACAAACTTCTCATTGACGTTTTTCAGCAGTGTTTTGTGCAAGTCCAATTGTTCTGCTGATTGCTTATAGTTAATTATATTCTCCAGAAGTCGCTCTTTATCTTCCACCAAATCGCTAAATTCGTCAAACCTCCTTCTTTGCAGACCAATATCGGGAATAAGCAGATCCAGCTCCTCCAGTTCCTTTTCCACGAAGTCGCTGTTTTGTCGAAATTTTAATATGATAGTTGAATCTCCTTGAAAAAGGAATCCTTTCACATCATTTTCAGTTTCCCGGCATTTTATTTCAATAGCATCCAGATGTCCGATCACTTCATAAGTATGCTCAACTAAAGAAAAGTTATTCGTCAGATTTT includes the following:
- a CDS encoding ATP-binding protein, which codes for MVSPFKSEYSPRLFTGFALSIGLIIVILVMYYRSSKNLTNNFSLVEHTYEVIGHLDAIEIKCRETENDVKGFLFQGDSTIILKFRQNSDFVEKELEELDLLIPDIGLQRRRFDEFSDLVEDKERLLENIINYKQSAEQLDLHKTLLKNVNEKFVAIRFIKKKMKDEEKVILNSRKNTAYKNLKDTDRIIIVAGVISILMGFIGIFAINKDIQRRRKIERNLTVLNENKNKFFSIISHDLRSPLNSIKGLTQILSEAKDKKSWKEADEVIDMLSLASSRASELLANLLEWSLSQMNKVVINKEYCDISSVANNICEIMEHTAQRKNIILNNKIEKGTIAFADKNMLETIFRNLISNSIKFTREGGVISLTSESFSKEVLLSVKDTGVGMSREMIDQILRIETRTSTKGTAKEEGTGLGLLICKDFIEKNGGRLEIKSIIGKGSVFSFSLKKFE